CTTGATGCGGTCCATGATGCTTTGCGAATGTGCCGCGGGAACAGCTGCGCCCAGCACGCAACCGATCAGAACCATAGGCAGCCAATATCTGCTTTTCATGGGTTCACTCCTTGAGTGGGAAAGGAGCCCGAACGTCCATTTGTGCATAGCAGCCTACTCCTGCCGGCGCCGCACTGCACACATATTTTTGGGCTGTTTACCCCCTTTTTGCGGCCATTTTTGTACTTAGTTTGCCCCATCGCACATAGCTGCTTTGCTAGCATGAACTTATGCCGGAAGCAGTAACCACAGCCGTCCCCGTCGAAGCCTCAACACCCGCCAGCCAGCCCCAAACCTCACGTCCGGCCCACGGCGGACCACCCGTCAAACGACAGATCGTCTGCTTCAGCTTCTACAAGGTCATGCCGGAGTGGCGACGCCTGCCTGCCTCCGAACGCACCGAGCACAAAGCCGCCTTCGTCGCAGTGCTGGAGCGCTGGAACAAGCCCGGCGAGTTCGTCTCCATCACCTACTCGACCATCGGCACACGCGGCGACGTCGACTTCTGCGTCTGGACCATCGGATACGCGATCGACGAATTAAATCGCATGCGCTCCGAGCTCATGGCCACCCCCCTCGGCGGCTATCTCGAAACCCCGCATAATTTCCTCGCGATGACGAAGCGTTCGGTCTACCAGATCGATCGCGTCGACGAATCGGAAGGCGAAGGCCGCGGGGCTATTCGTCCGGGAGGACAAAAGTACATCTTCATCTACCCGTTCTGGAAGACCCGCGCCTGGTACTTGCTCTCGCTCGAAGAGCGCAAGCGCCTCATGGACGAGCACATCCGCATCGGCCTCAAGTATCCGCGCGTGAAACTCAACACCACTTACTCCTTCGGCCTCGACGACCAGGAGTTCGTCGTCGCCTTCGAGACCAACTTCCCCGAAGACTTCCTCGATCTCGTCCAGCAACTCCGCGAAACCGAAATCTCCATGTACACCCTCAAGGACTACCCAATCTTCTCCTGCGTCCGCCTGAAACCGCAGGAGATGCTCGACAGACTAGGCTGACACTTCAGTCGCCAGCTCGTGGAATGAAAGATCGACCGTTTTCACTCGGGGATTCCATCCCACCCTCTTCTGTCCCACACAGCCTGGAGCCGGGTCCACACTGCGTCGCTCATCGTGTATTTCCAAACCCCGCCCAACAATTTGGCGAATTGGGGGTCTCGCCGTGCCTCAGCTTCTACGCGGTCGATAAATGCGTTGCCATGGTGCCCCAGTAGATTCTCAACCGGTCCCGCCGAAAGAACCTGCTGAATTGCGATCGATTGGTCCTGATGGTGAATTTCTAAAATGAGGAGCCAAAGCGTTTCGGGGTCGTTGTACTCCAAGTCGTAAAGGTCCGTGGCATCTGCGTACAAAGCGCGATCTGGCGAATCCTTAGGCGCATGCCAGTACTTAATCCAGTCGCTTGCGAGCGAAGCAAGTTCGTTCTGATTCATGTAGCCAAGAGTAGTCGCCGGGTGCCCCATTCATGCGCAGTTTAATCGCGCATGAGTGGGATTCGCCGGGTGCCGGGTGGCCCATCCTTTCGCAAAGCGAAAGGGTGGGGTATCGCGCGTTAAGACGCGCGAGGTTGTTGCTGTTGTCTTTCGGATGGGCGCCGGGTGCCCCACATCTCGAGTATCGAGATGTGGGTTGGCAGGATGTCGGCACCGCCAACGGGACCCTTTGCGTTAAAGTTTTCCCATGCCCGCCAAAGCCGCAAAGAAAACCTCCGCAACCGAGCGCGCTTCGAAAAAACTCCCGCCACCACAAAAGCTCTCCCATTCCAAGCGGGCCGCAGCCATCGAAGGCGTACCCCCCGCGAAGGCAAAAAAGATCGCCGCCCGCGAACCCATCTCGCCCAAACTCAAGCCCGGCAAAACCAAAAACCCCCTCGCGCCCGACCGCATCGCCGCCATCCTCGACGCCCTCCGCAAAACCTACCCCAACGTCGTCTGCGCGCTGAATCATCGCAACGCCTTCGAGCTCACCATCGCCACCATCCTCTCCGCTCAGACCACCGACGTCGGCGTCAACAAAGCCACGCCCGAGCTCTTCGCGCAGTTCCCCACCCCTGAGAAACTCGCAGCCGCCAACCCCATCGCCGTCGAGCAGTTAATCAAATCCACCGGCTTCTTTCGCAACAAAGCCAAAAGCATCATCGGCGCCTCACGCGTGCTCGTCGAAAAATTCCGCGGCAAAGTTCCTGAGACGATGGACGAGATGCTCGAGCTCCCCGGCGTCGCGCGCAAAACCGCCAACGTCGTCCTCGGCTCCTGGTACGGCATCCCCTCAGGCGTCGTCGTCGACACCCACGTCCTCCGCCTCAGCCGCCGCCTCGAACTCACCACCAACACCGACCCCGTCAAAATCGAGCAGGACCTTATGAAAGTCATCCCGCAGGACCGCTGGATCCAGTTCTCTCACGAGCTCATCCATCACGGCCGCCAGGTCTGCATCGCGCGCAAGCCCGAATGCGAGCGCTGCACACTCGAACACCTCTGCAACTCCGCCGACAAAACCTGGTCTTCCCACTGAACTCTGTCAACAATCCACTGACATGCTGACTCGCTTATCTCCCGCTCGCGTCGATCGCCTGACGAACCGCCTCCGCCAGCGCGACAACCGACGCCTCAATCGCCTCCGCATGCGGCGGATACCCCAACCCGCGCAGCGTCTCGCTCGTGATCGGCCCGATCGACACTCGCAGCACTTCCACCGGCAGCTTCACACCCGCCGCTTCGCACAACGCCAGCAAATTCCGCACTGTCGACGAGCTCGTAAATGTGATCGCCGCAACCCCCGCCCGCCCCCCAAACAAATCCCGTATCAGCTCAACCGACTCCGCCGGCACAACCGTCCGGTACGCCGGTGCCACCACCACCTCGGCCCCCGCTGCACGAAGCGCCTCCGGAACCACATCCCGCGCCTCCTCCGCACGCGCCAGCAGAAACCGCGCCGGCGACCCATCACTCTGCACAGCGTGCGGCACCAGCGCATCCCGAAGCGACTCTGCCACCGCCTGCGCCGGCACCAAATCCACTGCCAGCCCAATTGCCTCCAGCGCACGCGCAGTCGCTGGCCCAATCGCCGCAATCCGAGGCAACGCTCTCGACGAAAACGCACCCGCCTTCATCCGCCCCCGCATTGCCTCCACCGCATTCGCGCTCGTGAACACCACCCACTGAAAGCTCTCCAGCCGCGCCAGCGCCTCGTCCAGCACCGCATACGAACTCGGCGGC
This Acidobacteriaceae bacterium DNA region includes the following protein-coding sequences:
- a CDS encoding uroporphyrinogen-III synthase; amino-acid sequence: MGEAKSAEGGAGGRAVTAGRSSDVGAKSNPRVLVTRSERQSSELATKLVELGLEPVVVPAIEVAPPSSYAVLDEALARLESFQWVVFTSANAVEAMRGRMKAGAFSSRALPRIAAIGPATARALEAIGLAVDLVPAQAVAESLRDALVPHAVQSDGSPARFLLARAEEARDVVPEALRAAGAEVVVAPAYRTVVPAESVELIRDLFGGRAGVAAITFTSSSTVRNLLALCEAAGVKLPVEVLRVSIGPITSETLRGLGYPPHAEAIEASVVALAEAVRQAIDASGR
- a CDS encoding chlorite dismutase family protein, which codes for MPEAVTTAVPVEASTPASQPQTSRPAHGGPPVKRQIVCFSFYKVMPEWRRLPASERTEHKAAFVAVLERWNKPGEFVSITYSTIGTRGDVDFCVWTIGYAIDELNRMRSELMATPLGGYLETPHNFLAMTKRSVYQIDRVDESEGEGRGAIRPGGQKYIFIYPFWKTRAWYLLSLEERKRLMDEHIRIGLKYPRVKLNTTYSFGLDDQEFVVAFETNFPEDFLDLVQQLRETEISMYTLKDYPIFSCVRLKPQEMLDRLG
- the nth gene encoding endonuclease III, producing the protein MPAKAAKKTSATERASKKLPPPQKLSHSKRAAAIEGVPPAKAKKIAAREPISPKLKPGKTKNPLAPDRIAAILDALRKTYPNVVCALNHRNAFELTIATILSAQTTDVGVNKATPELFAQFPTPEKLAAANPIAVEQLIKSTGFFRNKAKSIIGASRVLVEKFRGKVPETMDEMLELPGVARKTANVVLGSWYGIPSGVVVDTHVLRLSRRLELTTNTDPVKIEQDLMKVIPQDRWIQFSHELIHHGRQVCIARKPECERCTLEHLCNSADKTWSSH